The following coding sequences are from one Rhineura floridana isolate rRhiFlo1 chromosome 2, rRhiFlo1.hap2, whole genome shotgun sequence window:
- the PRKAG3 gene encoding 5'-AMP-activated protein kinase subunit gamma-3 isoform X1, producing MERAATTTTPALEKTLPVSNGFQTQEAGPIQSLDIKKSALEAKVVGQEAKDLATDGRDPELNMINVMSDGRTMNRGPKAVALDARTANQDGKVTAVDVVATESDVKTAVAETKELDAADNNGGPQATVTDSRQAEPEGKDVMPRGGSEGWNANVPILNVKDAGQQSKVTLLDTKPSASEVTNPEENKEDDAEIISLDCEILGFGPDTDLLGPDAETYMHFMRSHRCYDAIPTSSKLVVFETTLQIKKAFLAMVANGVRAAPLWDSKQQCFVGMLTITDFINILHRYYRSPLVQIYEIEEHKIETWRGQQFRMLFSCFPFSPEVYLQGSFKPLVYISPNGSLFDAVYSLIKNKIHRLPVIEPISGNVLHILTHKRILKFLHIFGAMLPKPRFLQKTILELGIGTFRDVAMVLESAPVYSALEIFVDRRVSALPVINEKGMVVGLYSRFDVIHLAAQKSYNNLDISVGEALRQRLVCLEGVLTCHPRDTMEDIIDRIAKEQVHRLVLVDEKTTPRGIVSLSDILQALVLTPAGIDRHSN from the exons ACGTTACCAGTGAGCAATGGCTTCCAGACTCAGGAAGCAG GCCCCATCCAGTCTCTGGATATTAAGAAATCAGCGTTGGAAGCCAAGGTTGTAGGGCAAGAGGCCAAAGACCTGGCTACAGATGGCAGAGATCCAGAGCTGAATATGATCAATGTGATGTCAGATGGCAGGACCATGAATAGAGGTCCCAAAGCTGTTGCGCTGGATGCCAGGACTGCAAATCAGGATGGCAAAGTAACAGCTGTGGATGTAGTTGCTACAGAATCAGATGTTAAGACTGCAGTTGCAGAGACCAAAGAACTGGATGCAGCTGACAACAATGGTGGACCACAGGCCACAGTGACAGATAGCAGGCAAgcagagccagagggcaaggatgtgaTGCCAAGAGGTGGGAGTGAGGGCTGGAATGCCAATGTACCCATCCTGAATGTTAAAGATGCAGGTCAACAAAGCAAAGTCACACTTCTGGATACCAAACCATCAGCATCAGAGGTCACCAATCCAGAAGAAAACAAAGAAGATGATGCTGAAATAATTTCTCTCGACTGTGAAATTCTGGGGTTTGGTCCTGATACTGATTTGCTGGGCCCTGATGCTGAAACTTACATGCATTTCATGCGGAGCCACCGCTGTTACGATGCCATTCCCACCAGCTCCAAACTGGTAGTTTTTGAAACCACCTTGCAG ATTAAGAAGGCCTTCTTGGCCATGGTGGCCAATGGGGTGCGAGCCGCCCCTCTCTGGGACAGCAAGCAGCAGTGTTTTGTGG GTATGCTGACTATCACTGACTTCATTAACATCCTACATCGCTATTACCGATCCCCTCTG GTTCAGATATACGAGATTGAAGAACACAAAATTGAAACATGGAGAG GGCAACAGTTCCGTATGCTATTCAGCTGCTTTCCTTTCTCCCCAGAGGTGTATTTGCAAGGTTCCTTCAAACCCTTGGTATACATCTCCCCGAATGGTAG CCTCTTTGATGCTGTTTATTCCTTGATTAAGAACAAGATCCATCGGCTGCCAGTTATTGAGCCCATCTCAGGGAATGTCCTTCACATTCTGACGCACAAGCGTATCCTCAAGTTCCTGCATATCTTC GGGGCCATGCTTCCGAAGCCACGATTCCTCCAGAAAACCATCCTGGAACTAGGCATAGGCACTTTCCGTGATGTTGCAATGGTGCTGGAGTCAGCTCCTGTCTACTCAGCTTTGGAGATTTTTGTGGACCGCAGGGTCTCAGCATTGCCTGTCATTAATGAAAAAG GGATGGTGGTTGGTCTCTACTCCCGCTTTGATGTGATT CACTTGGCTGCCCAGAAGTCCTACAATAACCTGGACATTAGCGTGGGGGAAGCACTGAGGCAGCGCTTAGTCTGCCTGGAAGGGGTGCTCACATGCCATCCTCGTGACACTATGGAAGACATCATTGATCGCATCGCCAAGGAGCAG GTCCATCGTCTGGTTCTGGTGGATGAGAAGACAACCCCACGGGGGATCGTGTCCCTCTCTGACATTCTCCAAGCCCTGGTGCTCACGCCTGCAG
- the PRKAG3 gene encoding 5'-AMP-activated protein kinase subunit gamma-3 isoform X3, whose protein sequence is MERAATTTTPALEKTLPVSNGFQTQEAGPIQSLDIKKSALEAKVVGQEAKDLATDGRDPELNMINVMSDGRTMNRGPKAVALDARTANQDGKVTAVDVVATESDVKTAVAETKELDAADNNGGPQATVTDSRQAEPEGKDVMPRGGSEGWNANVPILNVKDAGQQSKVTLLDTKPSASEVTNPEENKEDDAEIISLDCEILGFGPDTDLLGPDAETYMHFMRSHRCYDAIPTSSKLVVFETTLQIKKAFLAMVANGVRAAPLWDSKQQCFVGMLTITDFINILHRYYRSPLVQIYEIEEHKIETWREVYLQGSFKPLVYISPNGSLFDAVYSLIKNKIHRLPVIEPISGNVLHILTHKRILKFLHIFGAMLPKPRFLQKTILELGIGTFRDVAMVLESAPVYSALEIFVDRRVSALPVINEKGMVVGLYSRFDVIHLAAQKSYNNLDISVGEALRQRLVCLEGVLTCHPRDTMEDIIDRIAKEQVHRLVLVDEKTTPRGIVSLSDILQALVLTPAGIDRHSN, encoded by the exons ACGTTACCAGTGAGCAATGGCTTCCAGACTCAGGAAGCAG GCCCCATCCAGTCTCTGGATATTAAGAAATCAGCGTTGGAAGCCAAGGTTGTAGGGCAAGAGGCCAAAGACCTGGCTACAGATGGCAGAGATCCAGAGCTGAATATGATCAATGTGATGTCAGATGGCAGGACCATGAATAGAGGTCCCAAAGCTGTTGCGCTGGATGCCAGGACTGCAAATCAGGATGGCAAAGTAACAGCTGTGGATGTAGTTGCTACAGAATCAGATGTTAAGACTGCAGTTGCAGAGACCAAAGAACTGGATGCAGCTGACAACAATGGTGGACCACAGGCCACAGTGACAGATAGCAGGCAAgcagagccagagggcaaggatgtgaTGCCAAGAGGTGGGAGTGAGGGCTGGAATGCCAATGTACCCATCCTGAATGTTAAAGATGCAGGTCAACAAAGCAAAGTCACACTTCTGGATACCAAACCATCAGCATCAGAGGTCACCAATCCAGAAGAAAACAAAGAAGATGATGCTGAAATAATTTCTCTCGACTGTGAAATTCTGGGGTTTGGTCCTGATACTGATTTGCTGGGCCCTGATGCTGAAACTTACATGCATTTCATGCGGAGCCACCGCTGTTACGATGCCATTCCCACCAGCTCCAAACTGGTAGTTTTTGAAACCACCTTGCAG ATTAAGAAGGCCTTCTTGGCCATGGTGGCCAATGGGGTGCGAGCCGCCCCTCTCTGGGACAGCAAGCAGCAGTGTTTTGTGG GTATGCTGACTATCACTGACTTCATTAACATCCTACATCGCTATTACCGATCCCCTCTG GTTCAGATATACGAGATTGAAGAACACAAAATTGAAACATGGAGAG AGGTGTATTTGCAAGGTTCCTTCAAACCCTTGGTATACATCTCCCCGAATGGTAG CCTCTTTGATGCTGTTTATTCCTTGATTAAGAACAAGATCCATCGGCTGCCAGTTATTGAGCCCATCTCAGGGAATGTCCTTCACATTCTGACGCACAAGCGTATCCTCAAGTTCCTGCATATCTTC GGGGCCATGCTTCCGAAGCCACGATTCCTCCAGAAAACCATCCTGGAACTAGGCATAGGCACTTTCCGTGATGTTGCAATGGTGCTGGAGTCAGCTCCTGTCTACTCAGCTTTGGAGATTTTTGTGGACCGCAGGGTCTCAGCATTGCCTGTCATTAATGAAAAAG GGATGGTGGTTGGTCTCTACTCCCGCTTTGATGTGATT CACTTGGCTGCCCAGAAGTCCTACAATAACCTGGACATTAGCGTGGGGGAAGCACTGAGGCAGCGCTTAGTCTGCCTGGAAGGGGTGCTCACATGCCATCCTCGTGACACTATGGAAGACATCATTGATCGCATCGCCAAGGAGCAG GTCCATCGTCTGGTTCTGGTGGATGAGAAGACAACCCCACGGGGGATCGTGTCCCTCTCTGACATTCTCCAAGCCCTGGTGCTCACGCCTGCAG
- the PRKAG3 gene encoding 5'-AMP-activated protein kinase subunit gamma-3 isoform X2, with amino-acid sequence MERAATTTTPALEKTLPVSNGFQTQEAGPIQSLDIKKSALEAKVVGQEAKDLATDGRDPELNMINVMSDGRTMNRGPKAVALDARTANQDGKVTAVDVVATESDVKTAVAETKELDAADNNGGPQATVTDSRQAEPEGKDVMPRGGSEGWNANVPILNVKDAGQQSKVTLLDTKPSASEVTNPEENKEDDAEIISLDCEILGFGPDTDLLGPDAETYMHFMRSHRCYDAIPTSSKLVVFETTLQIKKAFLAMVANGVRAAPLWDSKQQCFVGMLTITDFINILHRYYRSPLVQIYEIEEHKIETWRGQQFRMLFSCFPFSPEVYLQGSFKPLVYISPNGSLFDAVYSLIKNKIHRLPVIEPISGNVLHILTHKRILKFLHIFGAMLPKPRFLQKTILELGIGTFRDVAMVLESAPVYSALEIFVDRRVSALPVINEKGMVVGLYSRFDVIHLAAQKSYNNLDISVGEALRQRLVCLEGVLTCHPRDTMEDIIDRIAKEQALTAIQTDVKDHLLLSTLGYRHSIYDTQE; translated from the exons ACGTTACCAGTGAGCAATGGCTTCCAGACTCAGGAAGCAG GCCCCATCCAGTCTCTGGATATTAAGAAATCAGCGTTGGAAGCCAAGGTTGTAGGGCAAGAGGCCAAAGACCTGGCTACAGATGGCAGAGATCCAGAGCTGAATATGATCAATGTGATGTCAGATGGCAGGACCATGAATAGAGGTCCCAAAGCTGTTGCGCTGGATGCCAGGACTGCAAATCAGGATGGCAAAGTAACAGCTGTGGATGTAGTTGCTACAGAATCAGATGTTAAGACTGCAGTTGCAGAGACCAAAGAACTGGATGCAGCTGACAACAATGGTGGACCACAGGCCACAGTGACAGATAGCAGGCAAgcagagccagagggcaaggatgtgaTGCCAAGAGGTGGGAGTGAGGGCTGGAATGCCAATGTACCCATCCTGAATGTTAAAGATGCAGGTCAACAAAGCAAAGTCACACTTCTGGATACCAAACCATCAGCATCAGAGGTCACCAATCCAGAAGAAAACAAAGAAGATGATGCTGAAATAATTTCTCTCGACTGTGAAATTCTGGGGTTTGGTCCTGATACTGATTTGCTGGGCCCTGATGCTGAAACTTACATGCATTTCATGCGGAGCCACCGCTGTTACGATGCCATTCCCACCAGCTCCAAACTGGTAGTTTTTGAAACCACCTTGCAG ATTAAGAAGGCCTTCTTGGCCATGGTGGCCAATGGGGTGCGAGCCGCCCCTCTCTGGGACAGCAAGCAGCAGTGTTTTGTGG GTATGCTGACTATCACTGACTTCATTAACATCCTACATCGCTATTACCGATCCCCTCTG GTTCAGATATACGAGATTGAAGAACACAAAATTGAAACATGGAGAG GGCAACAGTTCCGTATGCTATTCAGCTGCTTTCCTTTCTCCCCAGAGGTGTATTTGCAAGGTTCCTTCAAACCCTTGGTATACATCTCCCCGAATGGTAG CCTCTTTGATGCTGTTTATTCCTTGATTAAGAACAAGATCCATCGGCTGCCAGTTATTGAGCCCATCTCAGGGAATGTCCTTCACATTCTGACGCACAAGCGTATCCTCAAGTTCCTGCATATCTTC GGGGCCATGCTTCCGAAGCCACGATTCCTCCAGAAAACCATCCTGGAACTAGGCATAGGCACTTTCCGTGATGTTGCAATGGTGCTGGAGTCAGCTCCTGTCTACTCAGCTTTGGAGATTTTTGTGGACCGCAGGGTCTCAGCATTGCCTGTCATTAATGAAAAAG GGATGGTGGTTGGTCTCTACTCCCGCTTTGATGTGATT CACTTGGCTGCCCAGAAGTCCTACAATAACCTGGACATTAGCGTGGGGGAAGCACTGAGGCAGCGCTTAGTCTGCCTGGAAGGGGTGCTCACATGCCATCCTCGTGACACTATGGAAGACATCATTGATCGCATCGCCAAGGAGCAG